GGGGCGGCGTTCGGCTGGCAGTTCACCGCGTACGGCGAGGGGTACGCCGGCATCCGCACGGCGGCCGAGGAGGGCTCCGACGAGGCGGGTGGGCTGGCGCTCGCCGAGTCGGCGGCCGTCACGCGCGGCGGCCCGTTCGTCCTGCTGTACTCCGCGGACCTCGACGCGACGCTCGACGCGGTCACGCGCGCCGGCGGCACGGTCGTCGACGGGCCCTACGCCTTCCCGGGCGGGCGGCGGTTCCACTTCCTCGACCCGTCGGGCAACGAGCTCGGCGTCTGGTCGGAGTCGTAGCAGCAGGGTCCGGTCGGCCCCGCACCCCTCGACGTCGGCCGGCTCCGCGGCGCGGCTGGCTGCGCGGAGTCGGCCGGTCCCCCGGCTCGCCGCGGCGCGCGGTGCTGCGCGCCCGCGCTCGTGCGTGCGCACCCTCCGGGTCGGCTACGGCGTCCAGACCGTGAGGTCGACCTCGGAGCCCTCGGGGTCGGCCAGCGTCCACCGTTGCGGCGCACGGGCGTCGCTCACGACTCTCCCCCCGGCGGCGACCGCGGCGGCGACCCGCTCCTCGAGCTGGTCGGCGGCGAGCTGCACCTCAGCCCGGGGCCGGTCGCGCTGCGGTTCGCGGTCGTCCGTGTGCGGGAACGTCCACGACGGGCCGCGCCGCAGCGGGTCCACCAGATCCGCGTCCCCCGCATCCTGGTAGCCGAGCACCGCGCGCCAGAACGGCCGGACCTGCGCGGCGGCGAGCGCCTCGAGCGCGACCTGCACGTGCTGTACGGCCGCCGGGTCCGCGTGCGCGTCGAGCGCCCGCGCCGCAGCGGAGATCGTCCGGGCGAGGTCGAGGTCGCGGGTGCGGAACCCCTCGGGCTCGTCACCACGCAGCCGGACCGTCACGCCCTCCGGGCGCAGGTCCACGTCGGGATGACGGTTCACGGTCGTGGCAGCCGCGCTGATCGCCTGGACGAGCGCGGCGCCGACCGAGAACGAGGAGGTCCGGAAGTGCGCGCACGCCCACACCCCGCCGGGCAGCACGCGCCAGTCATCGAGCCCGTGCGCCTCCGCCACCTGCCGAGGGCTGATCCGTTCGGTCATGCCCTCACGCTAGCGACCCGCACCGCCCCGAGGACGCCGGTGCGTCGCTCCCGGCCCTGGACACGCGGCCGGGCCGGGTGCACCGTGGAGGTCTCGGCGAAGGAGCCACCCGTGGACGCAACACTGACGTTGGCCGCCGACGACCCGCTCGCGCGCGAGGCCGCCGACGCGATCCGCACCGGCGACGTCGAACGGCTGCGTGGGCTGCTCGCCGCGAACCCCGGGCTCGCGGCGGCCCGGATCACGCGCGACGTCGCCCAGCCGGACGCGACCGTCGAGGACCTGCCGACGTGCACGCTGCTGCACGTCGCGACCGACCACCCGGGCCACCTCCTCGCCGTCGGGCGCACGATCGAGGTGCTCGTCGCCGCGGGCGCCGACCCCGACGCGCCGTTCACCGGGCCGCACGCGGAGACCGCGCTGCACTGGGCCGCGAGCAACGACGACGTCGAGGCGGTCGAGGCGCTCGTCCGGGCGGGCGCGGACCTCGAGGCGCCCGGCTCCGTCATCGGGGACGGCTCGGGCACGGCCCTGGCGGACGCCGTGGCGTTCGGGCAGTGGCGCGCCGCGGAGCACCTGTTCCACGCGGGCGCGACCGCGAACCTCTGGCAGGCGGCCGGGCTCGGGATCGTCGACCGGGTCGAGGCGCTGCTCGACGCCGATCCTGCGCCGGACGTCGACGACGTGACCACCGCGCTGTGGTGCGCGGCGCACGGCGGGCAGCGGGCGTGCGTCGACCTGCTGCTCGCTCGAGGGGCGGACCCGACCTGGATCGGCTTCGATGGCCTCACTGCCGCCGGCGCCGCGCGCCGGGCCGGTCACGGCGAGCTCGCCGACGCGCTCACCCCCTGAGCCGGCGTCGCCGACCGACGGCAGCGGACGTACGCCCAGGTTCGACCGTCGAAGGAGAGCCCGATGAGCACGCCGCACGAGACCGACCCCACGCACCCCCGCCACACCGAGCCCGAGCGACCGCACACGAGCGGCGTCCCCGCCGCGTCGAGCGACCGTGCCGAGCACCTCGACGACCGCACCGACGTCGACCACCGTGACCACGGCGCGTCCGTCGCCGGCCCCGCCGACGTCCCCGAGCCGGAGCCGGTCACGGTCTCCGCACGCGACCTCGGCGTCGACCGGCAGAGCGTCGTCGCGCGCGAGAAGGAGGAGTTCGGCGGCATCAAGATCGGCTCCGCCTTCTTCGGCTGGCTCACCGCGACGGGGACCGCGGTGCTGCTGACCGCGCTCGCCGCGGGCGCCGGGACCGCGGTGGGCGTCGCCACGAACACCGACGTGGGCGAGGCCGCGGACCAGGCTGCCGGCGAGATCGGCACGGTCGGCGCCACCGGGAGCATCGCCCTGCTCGTGATCCTCTTCCTCGCGTACTACTGCGGTGGGTACGTCGCCGGGCGCATGGCACGGTTCAACGGCGCGAAGCAGGGCCTCGCGGTCTGGCTGTGGGCGGTCGTCATCGCGATCGTCGTCGCGATCCTCACAGCCATCGCCGGCGAGCAGTTCAACGTGCTCGCGCGCCTCGACAGCTTCCCGCGCATCCCGCTCAACGAGGGCGACCTCACGACGGGCGGCATCGTCGTGATCCTGCTCGTGGCCGTCGCCAGCCTCGTCGGCGCCGTGGTCGGCGGGCTCGCCGGGATGCGGTTCCACCGCCGCGTCGACCGCGCGGGCCTCGGTCGCTGAGCGCCGCGGCCTGACCCGGAGCACCCGCCCTCGCACGACCCGACGCCGGCCGGCGCACGCACCCCGTGCACCGGCCGGCGTCGCCGCGCCCGGCAGGTCCGGCCTCGCGGGCGCGAGATCCCCGCACAGCACGACACGACCCGCGATTCCGACCACCTGATCGCGTTTCGGGGCGGTCTCGTGTTGCTGGGCCTCCAACCCCGACATAGCGTGATGAACGCACACAGCGATGTGCAGCTGCCCACGCAGCGGACGAATCGCTCGACGCTCCTGGTCGCGGACGCACCACTGGGTCCCGGCCCCGGAGGCGACCGACGCGCAGGCCAGTCGCGTCACACCCCGACACCGCACCGCCCGGCTCCGTCATGCCGGTCGGCGCTTCGACGACCCCTGTGAGGACACACATGATCACCACCGACCAGATCCAGACCCTGCTCGTCTCCGGCGGCACCGTCATCGGCCCCGACGGCCAGAAGATCGGCAAGCTCGGCCAGATCTTCCTCGACGAGCAGTCCGGTCAGCCCGAGTGGCTCACCGTCTCGACCGGCCTGTTCGGCACGTCGCAGTCGTTCGTGCCGCTCGGCGACGCGAGCGTGCAGGGCGACGAGATCCACGTGCCCTTCGACAAGGACAAGATCAAGGGCGCCCCTCGCGTCGACGACGAGGACGGCCACCTCTCGGAGACCGAGGAGTCGGAGCTGTACGCGTACTACGGCCGGACCTACGGCGGCACCGACACGTACGAGAGCACGACCACGGCCGGCCTGGGCACGACGGGCACCGACGTGCACGACGACACCGACACCACCTACACGGCCGCCGACACGGACGTGACCGCGGGCACCACGGGCACGACCACGGCCTCGGCGGGCACGACGGACGACGCGATGACTCTCTCGGAGGAGCGGCTCGACGTCGGCACCGAGCGCGTCACCACGGGCCGCGCCCGCCTGCGCAAGTACATCGTCACCGAGCACGAGACGGTCACGGTCCCGGTCCAGCGCGAGGAGGTCCGCCTCGAGCGTGAGCCCATCACGGAGGGCAACGTCGACGACGCGCTGTCCGGGCCCGAGCTCACGGAGAGCGTGCACGAGGTCACCCTCACCGAGGAGCGTCCGGTCGTGACCAAGGAGACGGTGCCGGTCGAGCGCGTCCGCCTCGACACCGAGACCGTGACCGAGCAGCAGCAGGTCACCGAGTCGAAGAGCCGCGAAGAGGTCGAGCTCGAGACCGACGGTGAGGGCACCTCGCGGCTCTGACGCCGCCCTCTGCCCGACCCCCAGGAGAGAAGGCCAGCATGAGCACCAACGACACGGATCGCCCGGTTCCGCGGGACGGCGACAGCGAGCATGCGGGCGGCGCAGTCTCCGCGCGCGGCCTCGGCGTCGACCGGCAGAGCGTCGTCGCGCGCGAGAAGGAGGAGTACGGCGGCATCAAGTTCGGGTCGGCGTTCTTCGGGTGGCTCACCGCCACCGGCACCGCGGTGCTGCTGACCTCGCTCGTCGCCGCGGCCGGCACGGCGGTCGGCATCGCCAATGACACGGACGTCGCCGAGGCCGCGGACCAGGCGGCGTCCGACCCCGGCACCGTCGGTCTCGCGGGGGGCATCGCGCTGCTCGTGGTCCTGCTCATGTCGTACTACTGCGGCGGGTACGTCGCGGGCCGCATGGCGCGGTTCGACGGCGCCAAGCAGGGGCTCGCGGTGTGGCTGTGGGCGGTTGTCGTCGCGATCGCGGTCGCGGTGCTCGCCGCCGTCGCCGGCGACCAGTTCAACGTGCTGGCGCGGCTGGACAGCTTCCCGCGGATCCCTCTCGGTGAGGGCGACCTGACGACGGGCGGCATCATCGCGGTGCTCGTCGTCGCGGCCGCGAGCCTCGCCGGCGCGGTGCTCGGCGGGCTCGCCGGGATGCGGTTCCACCGCAAGGTCGACAGGGCAGGGCTGGGTCGCTGACCCGTCCCGCGTCCCTGCCCGACGGGCACGACAGCACGACCCGACGCCGGCCGGCGCACGCACCGCGTGCACCGGCCGGCGTCGTCGTGCCCGCCGGGTCCGGCCCCGCGGCGCTGCAGGAGCGTCCGCCCGGCACGCACCCGTCGCGCACCCTCCGGCGACGCGGGTCCACGGGCCGGACGGCGCCCTCGCCGCGCATCGGGCACGATGCTCGGCATGGCCACAGGCACGTTCACCACCCGCCCGGAGCTGCTCGGCACGCAGGGCATGGTCGCCTCGACGCACTGGCTGGCGAGCGCCGTCGGGATGTCGGTCCTGGAGGCGGGCGGCAACGCGTTCGACGCCGCCGCCGCCGCGGGCTTCACGCTCAGCGTCGTCGAGCCCCACCTCAACGGCCCGGGCGGCGACGCCCCGCTGATGGGCCACCGCGCGGCGGACGGGCACACGTTCGTGATCTGCGGTCAGGGCACCGCCCCGGTGGCCGCCACCGTCGACCACTACACCGGCCTCGGGCTCGACCTCGTGCCCGGCACCGGGCACCTCGCGGCCGTCGTCCCGGGGGCGTTCGGGGCGTGGCTCGACCTGCTCGCGCGGTACGGGACGCTGCCGCTCGCGGACGTCCTCGGCCCGGCCGTCGGCTACGCGCGCCACGGCTACCCGCTGATCCCGCAGGCCGTCGCCACGATCACGGGCGTCGCGACGATGTTCGCCGAGCACTGGCCGACGTCGGCCGCGGTGTACCTGCCGCACGGTGCGCCGCCCGAGGCGGGCGCCCGGTTCACGAACCCCGAGCTCGCCGACACCTTCGAGCGGCTGCTCGCCGAGGCCACCGCGGCCGGTCCGGACCGCGAGGCGCAGATCGAGGCCGCCCGGCGCGCGTTCTACGAGGGCTTCGTCGCGGAGCGCATCGACGCGTACGTGCAGGGCACGGCGGTCATGGACTCCTCGGGGAGCGCGCACACGGGCGTGCTGACCGGCGACGACCTCGCGGGGTGGCGCCCGACCGAGGAGGCGAGCGTCGCGGTGCCGTTCGGCGGCTACGAGGTGCACAAGACCGGTGCGTGGGGCCAGGGCCCGGTGCTGCTCCAGCAGCTCACGGTGCTCGACGCGCTCGGCGTCGGCGAGCTCGGCGAGGGCCCGGAGCTCGTGCACGCGGTGACCGAGGTCGCGAAGCTCGCGTTCGCGGACCGCGAGGCCTGGTACGGCGACGCGCCCGACGCCGACGTCCCTCTCGACGCGCTCCTCTCGCCCGGGTACGCGGAGCAGCGGGCGGCGCTCGTCGGGCGCGACGCCTCGGACGGGCTGCACCCGGGGTCGCCCGACGGCCGGACCCCTCGCCTGCCCGCGTTCCTGTCGGCGGGGCCCGACGCCGGCTCCCGCGCGTCGTCGGCCGGCGCGCTCGGCACCGAGCCCGTCGCGGGCATCGGCGAGCCGACCGTGCGCCCCGACGGCCTCACGCGCGGCGACACGTGCCACGTCGACGTCGTCGACCGCTGGGGCAACCTCGTCTCCGCGACCCCCAGCGGCGGGTGGCTGCAGAGCTCCCCCGTCGTCCCGGGCCTCGGCTTCGCGCTGCCCACGCGCGCGCAGATGTTCTGGCTCGAGCCCGGGCTGCCGAGCTCGCTCGTGCCGGGTCGCCGCCCGCGGACCACGCTCAGCCCCGGCCTCGTGCTGCGCGACGGCGCGCCGTACCTCGCGTTCGGCACGCCGGGCGGCGACCAGCAGGACCAGTGGCCGGTGCCGTTCCTGGTCCGCCACCTGCTGCACGGGCGCAACCTCCAGGAGACCATCGACGCGCCCACGTGGCACTCGACGCACGTGCCGTCGTCGTTCTACCCGCGCGACCAGGTGCCCCGCGGGCTCGTCGTCGAGTCCCGGCTCGGCGCCGACGCCGTCGCCGACCTCACGCGGCGCGGGCACGCGGTGCAGGACGCCGGGCCGTGGTCGCTCGGGCGGCTCAGCGCGACGGGGGTGCGCGCCGACGGGATGCTCCGGGCCGCGGCGAACCCGCGCGGGATGCAGGGGTACGCGGTCGGGCGGTGAGGCCGCGCCTGCGGCTGCCGGCGCGGTACGGTCCACCGGGACGGCCCCCACCAGCGACGACGTGCCTCCGCCCCGCGTGTGCGTCGAGACCTGGGTCCGCGTCGACGACGCGTTCCGCCCCGCGGCGCGCCTCCGTGTCCGTCGCGTTGCCGGGCCGCGCGCTCCCTGCCTAGGGTCGGTGCGGGCAACGCGCCCGGCGACGGAGCCGGGCCGGATCGGAGACGCACGGCATGATCCCCGCAACCACGACCGGCACGACGCTCGTGCCGAGCCTCGGCCGTCGGCGAGCCGATATCGGTTTCTACGTCCACACCCGCGTCGCACGCTCGGCGCCCGCCCGATGAGCGCCACGTCGACCGTCCCG
The Cellulomonas sp. NS3 DNA segment above includes these coding regions:
- a CDS encoding gamma-glutamyltransferase family protein, with product MLGMATGTFTTRPELLGTQGMVASTHWLASAVGMSVLEAGGNAFDAAAAAGFTLSVVEPHLNGPGGDAPLMGHRAADGHTFVICGQGTAPVAATVDHYTGLGLDLVPGTGHLAAVVPGAFGAWLDLLARYGTLPLADVLGPAVGYARHGYPLIPQAVATITGVATMFAEHWPTSAAVYLPHGAPPEAGARFTNPELADTFERLLAEATAAGPDREAQIEAARRAFYEGFVAERIDAYVQGTAVMDSSGSAHTGVLTGDDLAGWRPTEEASVAVPFGGYEVHKTGAWGQGPVLLQQLTVLDALGVGELGEGPELVHAVTEVAKLAFADREAWYGDAPDADVPLDALLSPGYAEQRAALVGRDASDGLHPGSPDGRTPRLPAFLSAGPDAGSRASSAGALGTEPVAGIGEPTVRPDGLTRGDTCHVDVVDRWGNLVSATPSGGWLQSSPVVPGLGFALPTRAQMFWLEPGLPSSLVPGRRPRTTLSPGLVLRDGAPYLAFGTPGGDQQDQWPVPFLVRHLLHGRNLQETIDAPTWHSTHVPSSFYPRDQVPRGLVVESRLGADAVADLTRRGHAVQDAGPWSLGRLSATGVRADGMLRAAANPRGMQGYAVGR
- a CDS encoding VOC family protein; its protein translation is MATHTHRIPHSIDYVELPATDLAAARAFYGAAFGWQFTAYGEGYAGIRTAAEEGSDEAGGLALAESAAVTRGGPFVLLYSADLDATLDAVTRAGGTVVDGPYAFPGGRRFHFLDPSGNELGVWSES
- a CDS encoding PRC and DUF2382 domain-containing protein encodes the protein MITTDQIQTLLVSGGTVIGPDGQKIGKLGQIFLDEQSGQPEWLTVSTGLFGTSQSFVPLGDASVQGDEIHVPFDKDKIKGAPRVDDEDGHLSETEESELYAYYGRTYGGTDTYESTTTAGLGTTGTDVHDDTDTTYTAADTDVTAGTTGTTTASAGTTDDAMTLSEERLDVGTERVTTGRARLRKYIVTEHETVTVPVQREEVRLEREPITEGNVDDALSGPELTESVHEVTLTEERPVVTKETVPVERVRLDTETVTEQQQVTESKSREEVELETDGEGTSRL
- a CDS encoding 4a-hydroxytetrahydrobiopterin dehydratase, which produces MTERISPRQVAEAHGLDDWRVLPGGVWACAHFRTSSFSVGAALVQAISAAATTVNRHPDVDLRPEGVTVRLRGDEPEGFRTRDLDLARTISAAARALDAHADPAAVQHVQVALEALAAAQVRPFWRAVLGYQDAGDADLVDPLRRGPSWTFPHTDDREPQRDRPRAEVQLAADQLEERVAAAVAAGGRVVSDARAPQRWTLADPEGSEVDLTVWTP
- a CDS encoding ankyrin repeat domain-containing protein — its product is MDATLTLAADDPLAREAADAIRTGDVERLRGLLAANPGLAAARITRDVAQPDATVEDLPTCTLLHVATDHPGHLLAVGRTIEVLVAAGADPDAPFTGPHAETALHWAASNDDVEAVEALVRAGADLEAPGSVIGDGSGTALADAVAFGQWRAAEHLFHAGATANLWQAAGLGIVDRVEALLDADPAPDVDDVTTALWCAAHGGQRACVDLLLARGADPTWIGFDGLTAAGAARRAGHGELADALTP